In a single window of the Canis lupus dingo isolate Sandy chromosome 18, ASM325472v2, whole genome shotgun sequence genome:
- the SMIM38 gene encoding small integral membrane protein 38 — MGPDPLLALLVAVLLARFLLWSCLGTYIEYKLGRRQPRKPKED; from the coding sequence atGGGCCCCGACCCGCTCCTGGCGCTGCTGGTCGCCGTCCTGCTGGCGCGCTTCCTCCTCTGGTCCTGCCTCGGCACCTACATTGAGTATAAACTGGGCCGGAGGCAGCCCCGCAAGCCCAAGGAGGACTAG